In one window of Planctomycetota bacterium DNA:
- a CDS encoding fibronectin type III domain-containing protein — MAKVKLGLFRMPITVKGELAIRIINAMTGNPNFVTPIPSLADTMAAKTALLTAYNNALTLRQQAQAATDLMADKEKVFDRTLTSLSLYVESAAGGDDAKIQSAGMSVKDAGVPVGQLLPSSALSAMAGNNDGEIDLNWEPVRGAKSYVIQMTTDPNVPDSWADKAKATESYAAILGLTSGTKYWFRVAGIGAAGQGAFSGAESKYAP, encoded by the coding sequence ATGGCAAAGGTAAAATTAGGCCTTTTTCGGATGCCGATTACGGTTAAGGGCGAACTGGCCATCCGGATTATTAATGCGATGACCGGGAATCCGAATTTCGTTACGCCCATTCCGTCCCTGGCCGATACTATGGCCGCCAAGACCGCCTTGCTGACCGCTTATAATAATGCGCTGACCCTGCGCCAGCAGGCCCAGGCCGCGACTGATTTGATGGCCGATAAGGAAAAGGTTTTTGACCGGACCTTGACCTCACTATCGCTCTATGTCGAGAGCGCCGCCGGCGGCGATGATGCCAAAATCCAATCCGCCGGAATGTCCGTCAAGGATGCAGGCGTGCCGGTTGGGCAACTGCTGCCGTCTTCGGCCCTGAGCGCCATGGCCGGTAATAATGACGGCGAGATTGACCTGAATTGGGAGCCGGTCCGGGGCGCAAAAAGTTACGTCATCCAGATGACCACTGACCCGAACGTGCCGGACAGCTGGGCGGATAAAGCCAAGGCCACTGAATCCTACGCCGCTATCCTGGGCCTGACCAGCGGAACTAAATACTGGTTCCGGGTGGCCGGCATCGGTGCGGCCGGACAGGGCGCATTCAGCGGGGCCGAATCCAAATACGCGCCGTAA
- a CDS encoding pyridoxamine 5'-phosphate oxidase family protein, translated as MSKRHYRHISILAVWFLIGCASPATQPAQYAQPILAVPVPGNAESVSELEVEFKGRVAEAEVKKFIGATVAGYLTVNNGAAPLTQLCPYMYKNGRIYLKSYNPNLKQALKNDDRVIFTVDKHIDIPGSRAHAVAPTPTSWSTVHIFGNARAIDGNTADKYNIRHWNDQVKDSPADYFELTPDLVTSRRIGMSEIQARHIPMMFVNKDGLLAGDVNDVESETAEYANKFMAVPITMNPALQIAGNLKAAEAVLYRCWAGRLNTSGKDGPYSVVVNHTYLNGKIYIHTRGVNSLKIANINHNQNVNFTTEWFGNNINWTTVLVQGKARLIQQTETEYGQIMRTIMNRLSEFPDDTPLATQETTAARTGAILIEIVPQYIESQRFVIPQDWYPRMPAVTTRK; from the coding sequence ATGTCAAAACGACATTATCGGCACATTAGCATTCTGGCGGTCTGGTTTCTAATCGGCTGTGCGTCACCCGCTACTCAGCCGGCACAATACGCTCAACCAATTCTGGCTGTTCCGGTTCCGGGAAATGCCGAATCTGTAAGTGAATTAGAGGTGGAGTTTAAAGGCCGGGTGGCAGAGGCCGAGGTGAAAAAGTTTATCGGCGCGACCGTCGCCGGTTACCTGACGGTCAATAACGGTGCGGCGCCGTTGACACAGCTCTGCCCTTATATGTATAAGAACGGACGGATTTACCTGAAGTCGTACAATCCGAACCTAAAGCAGGCGCTAAAGAATGATGACCGGGTAATATTCACGGTGGACAAGCACATTGATATTCCGGGCAGCCGGGCGCATGCCGTTGCCCCCACACCTACTTCATGGAGCACCGTTCATATCTTTGGTAATGCCCGGGCCATTGACGGAAATACCGCCGATAAATATAACATCCGGCACTGGAACGACCAGGTTAAAGATTCACCCGCCGATTATTTTGAGCTAACGCCTGATCTGGTTACCTCGCGCCGCATCGGCATGTCCGAGATACAAGCGCGGCATATACCGATGATGTTTGTTAATAAAGATGGCTTATTAGCCGGTGATGTTAACGATGTAGAATCAGAAACAGCTGAGTATGCTAATAAATTTATGGCTGTGCCAATAACCATGAATCCGGCGCTGCAGATTGCGGGTAATCTAAAAGCCGCGGAAGCCGTTCTTTACCGTTGTTGGGCCGGGCGGTTGAATACATCGGGTAAAGATGGACCATATTCGGTAGTGGTAAATCATACTTATCTTAACGGCAAGATATATATCCATACTCGCGGCGTGAACAGTTTGAAGATTGCCAATATAAATCATAACCAGAATGTAAATTTTACCACCGAGTGGTTCGGCAACAATATCAACTGGACCACGGTTCTGGTCCAGGGCAAAGCGCGGTTGATACAGCAAACCGAAACGGAATACGGACAGATTATGAGGACGATAATGAACCGGTTGTCCGAGTTCCCGGATGATACACCGCTGGCGACGCAGGAAACCACCGCGGCGCGCACGGGCGCCATTCTTATAGAAATCGTTCCTCAATACATAGAGTCGCAACGATTTGTTATTCCCCAGGATTGGTATCCGCGTATGCCGGCAGTGACAACTCGTAAGTAA
- a CDS encoding pyridoxamine 5'-phosphate oxidase family protein, with protein MALTGSILATLLIITAGCSQTTRSSVQQPEPTQPTETLNYDFIDRGATSQAEMEEVMGSVLAGYLIVNDELRRDRASEHRSDREGEPEGVARSEYPRSTPVNYLYRDKCFYFPLVTGAQPVIFKSLQANPKVFFAIDKYTQLYWWSANVFGIAEVIKDTAQVAKWLKEYEKALGKDGFNYPAQKDIANTVIVKITPETITGRKMTDPANPNYAARLPWMTPSRGPADDGAESRDLPVQVSGSTLAKEVSLDGVDPKVVESILKGVGACRLNIIDAEYPYSIPMSTMTYINGRVILHSNKKGQKMDLLRANPRVSLDFQWFWNNSNWIALNLEGHINILEKPEEMAKALGMGNPQMLDRMAQRMAVLEFVPEKISARQMEIIPRRWYPQMPGVKTR; from the coding sequence ATGGCGCTCACCGGTTCTATCTTGGCAACTTTACTGATAATTACAGCCGGATGTTCTCAAACCACCCGGAGTAGCGTACAACAACCAGAACCGACCCAGCCAACCGAGACGCTAAACTATGACTTCATAGACCGGGGCGCCACCTCCCAGGCAGAGATGGAAGAGGTCATGGGTTCGGTCCTGGCCGGATACCTGATAGTCAATGACGAACTCCGCAGAGACCGCGCCAGCGAACACCGCAGTGACCGCGAAGGCGAACCCGAAGGGGTCGCGCGCAGCGAATATCCCCGTTCAACACCGGTCAACTATCTCTATAGAGACAAATGTTTTTATTTCCCGCTGGTTACCGGAGCGCAACCGGTCATTTTCAAATCGCTCCAGGCCAATCCCAAGGTCTTTTTTGCGATTGACAAATATACCCAGTTGTATTGGTGGAGCGCTAATGTCTTCGGCATAGCCGAAGTAATCAAAGACACTGCTCAGGTGGCCAAGTGGCTTAAGGAATACGAGAAAGCCCTGGGTAAGGATGGTTTTAATTATCCGGCCCAAAAAGATATAGCCAATACAGTCATTGTCAAGATTACGCCCGAAACCATCACGGGCCGGAAGATGACCGACCCGGCGAACCCGAATTATGCCGCCCGCTTGCCCTGGATGACCCCGTCGCGCGGACCGGCTGATGATGGCGCGGAATCAAGGGACCTGCCGGTTCAGGTATCGGGCTCTACATTGGCTAAGGAAGTGTCGTTGGACGGAGTTGACCCCAAGGTGGTTGAATCAATCCTCAAGGGCGTGGGCGCCTGCAGGTTGAATATCATTGACGCCGAATATCCTTACTCCATCCCGATGAGCACGATGACCTACATCAACGGCAGGGTTATCCTGCACTCCAATAAAAAGGGCCAGAAGATGGATTTACTCCGGGCTAATCCCCGGGTCAGCCTGGATTTCCAATGGTTCTGGAACAATTCTAATTGGATAGCACTGAATTTAGAGGGGCATATAAATATCCTTGAGAAGCCGGAAGAGATGGCCAAGGCGCTGGGTATGGGCAATCCCCAGATGCTTGACCGGATGGCCCAGCGGATGGCCGTGCTGGAATTCGTGCCTGAAAAGATATCCGCCCGGCAGATGGAAATCATACCCCGGAGATGGTATCCCCAGATGCCCGGCGTCAAAACAAGATAA
- a CDS encoding ChaN family lipoprotein has protein sequence MGKLILLIGLVFLNGVLTSCVAEARSRSEVPIILGESRLFLGAAGGATAESRPSGAGRRDSEHPLDRSEMITKTALALASMKMPDLYGKYLDTRTLEVIDYDAMMSRLKDIQVIYLAEEHTNMAHHRLQADVLKSLSAGNPKTALAMEFLYRSQQVFLDDYSAGKVSDADFDKGVADKFSPGWYPMYSPIIHFARANKLKILGMNVERDIRMKMVTSGWGSLTPEEQKLVAKDIDMSNQAHRALYDKNSAGMKNMMQGPMEERMYKSMCVWDETFGETIANYLKEKNDKNIQVMVILGSGHAAYKFNTPERSYKRFPVPFRTLVPYTLNDNRGKESDFRKLLSENPLIGDFVYFSPVTTR, from the coding sequence ATGGGTAAACTGATATTATTAATTGGCCTGGTATTTCTAAATGGGGTTTTGACTTCCTGCGTAGCCGAAGCGCGAAGCCGCAGCGAAGTCCCGATTATTTTGGGGGAGTCCCGATTATTTCTGGGCGCTGCCGGCGGAGCGACAGCGGAGTCCCGCCCCAGCGGGGCAGGCAGGCGCGATAGCGAGCACCCACTGGACCGGAGCGAAATGATTACCAAGACCGCTTTGGCTTTGGCGTCTATGAAGATGCCGGATTTGTATGGCAAATACCTGGATACCAGGACTCTTGAGGTGATTGATTACGACGCAATGATGTCGCGCTTGAAGGATATCCAGGTGATTTACCTGGCAGAAGAGCACACAAATATGGCGCACCACCGCCTCCAGGCAGACGTGTTAAAAAGCCTCAGCGCCGGAAATCCCAAAACCGCTCTGGCAATGGAATTCCTCTATCGTTCGCAACAAGTATTTCTGGATGACTATTCTGCCGGCAAAGTATCCGATGCGGATTTTGATAAAGGGGTGGCGGATAAATTCAGTCCCGGATGGTATCCGATGTACAGTCCGATAATCCACTTTGCCCGGGCCAATAAACTTAAAATCCTGGGAATGAATGTGGAACGAGATATAAGGATGAAAATGGTTACGTCCGGTTGGGGCAGCCTTACTCCTGAAGAGCAGAAACTGGTCGCCAAAGATATTGATATGTCGAATCAGGCGCATCGGGCGTTATATGATAAGAATTCGGCCGGGATGAAAAATATGATGCAGGGTCCAATGGAGGAGCGGATGTATAAAAGTATGTGTGTCTGGGATGAAACCTTCGGCGAAACCATCGCCAATTATCTTAAGGAAAAGAATGATAAAAATATCCAGGTAATGGTGATTTTGGGTTCCGGACATGCGGCTTATAAATTTAATACGCCGGAGCGCTCATACAAAAGATTTCCGGTTCCTTTTAGAACTCTGGTGCCGTATACACTTAATGACAACCGGGGAAAAGAATCTGATTTCAGGAAACTACTCTCCGAAAATCCGCTTATCGGTGATTTTGTTTACTTCTCTCCGGTCACGACTCGGTAG
- a CDS encoding beta-propeller fold lactonase family protein, which produces MKKFSHWALGIGLICIYLCLAVFICGSAYSQTDSDPFDITPGPPAQLTFAVQPSNTTVGNGFTPSIQVTVQDAYGNTVTSATNSITITGTGLTFGGTNPRNAVGGIATFSDLTVGGPANNYQLVASASGLTPISSTLFAITGYGPANNLVFFSQPTTTVDGSAFNPVVTVRIRDAYNNNTAASNPVSLTVSAGAALGGTYTNVAASAGLATFTAVTITGQVAATYTLTADSDGLTPATSGTFGIASAAGPPVVTTTAATTVTATSAILNAIVNPNGIATTAWFQYGISPTYTISTTATAIGSGTADVVVSATVFGLIGNNTVYNFRVAASNTAGTTLDTNPLTFTTYATRFAYTANYTNNTVSMYTLDAGTGQLRHNGYIAAGTNPYSVTVDPSGRFCYVANNGSANVSVYTIDQTTGVLTAGTPPTVTAGTGSRGVTVDPSGRFCYVANYSSNNVSVYTINQTTGALTPGTPVTVTAGTGPNFVTVDPSGRFCYVANYGSNNVSRYTINQTTGALSATGTVAAGTGPFTVTVDPSGRFCYAANYLTNNVSVYTINQTNGALTAGTAVAAGTGPQEVTVDPSGRFCYVANYGSNNVSRYTINQTTGALTSQGTVAAGTGPISVTVDPSGRFCYVTNYTSNTISVYTINQTTGALTNVWTTSVRNGVYFISIASGSNPITYVPRFAYAANYNSNNVSVYQIDRTIGALTTTALTATAGTNPWSVTVDPLGRFCYVANSASDNVSVYTINQTTGALTSQGTVAAGTGPYSVTVDPSGRFCYVANWGSDNVSVYQIDRTTGALTTTALTATVGTDPYSVTVDPSGRFFYGANFTSVFVSVCTINQTTGALTWVENESIAGGSISVAVDPSGRFCYVANYINNNVSVYTINGSTGALTAGTAVGAGTNPYSVTVDPLGRFCYVANWGSNNVSVYTINQTNGALTAGTPVAAGTGPYSVTVDSSGRFCYVANRDSNNVQRYTINQTTGALTDQGTVAAGTNPYSVTTTGVIE; this is translated from the coding sequence ATGAAGAAATTTAGTCATTGGGCATTAGGCATTGGATTAATCTGTATTTATCTGTGTTTAGCTGTGTTCATCTGTGGTTCCGCTTATTCCCAGACCGACTCTGACCCATTTGATATTACTCCGGGCCCACCGGCTCAATTAACGTTTGCTGTGCAGCCGTCTAACACCACGGTCGGCAACGGGTTTACGCCCTCCATTCAGGTAACAGTCCAGGACGCCTACGGCAACACGGTTACCTCTGCCACCAACAGCATCACCATCACTGGCACCGGATTAACCTTTGGCGGCACCAATCCGCGCAATGCGGTCGGCGGCATCGCCACCTTCTCTGATTTGACCGTGGGCGGCCCGGCCAATAATTATCAATTAGTTGCCTCTGCCTCCGGTCTTACTCCTATAAGCTCTACGCTCTTTGCTATTACCGGCTACGGCCCGGCCAATAACCTCGTCTTCTTCTCTCAGCCGACCACGACCGTGGACGGCTCGGCATTTAACCCGGTCGTTACAGTCCGTATCAGGGATGCCTATAATAATAATACCGCCGCATCCAACCCGGTATCGCTCACGGTCAGCGCCGGTGCCGCGTTAGGCGGGACCTACACTAATGTAGCCGCTTCAGCAGGGCTGGCTACATTCACCGCAGTTACAATAACCGGCCAGGTGGCCGCGACCTACACCTTAACAGCCGATTCTGACGGACTGACCCCAGCCACCTCAGGGACATTCGGAATCGCCTCGGCCGCTGGTCCGCCCGTTGTTACCACCACGGCCGCAACCACGGTTACGGCCACTTCAGCCATATTAAACGCCATCGTCAATCCCAATGGGATAGCCACCACGGCCTGGTTCCAGTATGGCATCTCGCCTACCTATACGATTTCTACCACGGCAACGGCCATCGGCTCAGGCACGGCTGATGTCGTAGTCAGCGCCACGGTCTTTGGCCTAATCGGCAACAATACGGTCTATAATTTCAGGGTCGCGGCCAGCAACACCGCCGGCACAACATTAGACACCAATCCACTGACCTTCACTACCTATGCCACGCGCTTTGCCTATACGGCAAATTATACTAATAATACTGTCTCTATGTACACTTTAGATGCGGGCACAGGCCAACTCCGTCATAACGGCTATATCGCCGCCGGGACAAATCCTTACTCTGTCACCGTTGACCCCTCAGGCCGGTTCTGCTATGTGGCAAATAACGGTTCTGCCAATGTCTCGGTCTATACGATTGACCAGACCACCGGGGTGCTGACGGCCGGCACACCCCCGACAGTGACTGCCGGGACAGGTTCTCGCGGTGTAACCGTTGACCCGTCCGGTCGCTTCTGCTATGTGGCAAATTACAGTTCCAACAATGTCTCGGTCTATACCATTAACCAGACCACCGGCGCATTGACCCCAGGCACACCCGTGACCGTGACTGCCGGGACAGGGCCGAACTTTGTAACCGTTGATCCGTCCGGCCGCTTCTGCTATGTGGCAAATTACGGTTCCAACAATGTCTCTCGTTATACTATAAATCAGACCACTGGCGCATTGAGCGCCACCGGCACCGTGGCCGCCGGGACAGGTCCTTTCACTGTAACCGTTGACCCTTCGGGGAGGTTTTGCTATGCGGCAAATTATCTCACCAATAATGTCTCTGTCTATACCATTAACCAGACGAATGGTGCATTGACTGCGGGCACAGCCGTGGCCGCTGGGACAGGTCCTCAAGAGGTCACCGTTGACCCTTCGGGGAGGTTCTGCTATGTGGCAAATTACGGTTCCAACAATGTCTCTCGTTATACTATAAATCAGACCACTGGCGCATTGACCTCCCAGGGCACCGTGGCCGCTGGGACAGGTCCTATCTCTGTAACCGTTGACCCGTCCGGCCGCTTCTGCTATGTGACAAATTACACCTCCAACACCATATCGGTCTATACCATTAACCAGACCACCGGGGCATTGACTAACGTATGGACCACCAGCGTCCGGAATGGGGTTTATTTTATCTCAATCGCCTCTGGATCCAACCCCATCACCTATGTCCCGCGCTTTGCCTATGCGGCAAATTACAACTCCAACAATGTCTCGGTCTATCAGATTGACCGGACCATCGGGGCATTGACCACAACAGCGCTGACTGCGACAGCCGGGACAAATCCTTGGTCTGTCACCGTTGACCCCTTGGGCCGTTTCTGCTATGTGGCAAATAGTGCCTCCGACAATGTCTCGGTCTATACCATTAACCAGACCACCGGCGCATTGACCTCTCAGGGCACAGTGGCCGCCGGGACAGGTCCTTACTCTGTCACCGTTGACCCTTCGGGGAGGTTCTGCTATGTGGCAAATTGGGGTTCCGACAATGTCTCGGTCTATCAGATTGACCGGACCACCGGGGCATTGACCACAACAGCGCTGACCGCGACGGTCGGGACAGATCCTTACTCTGTCACCGTTGACCCGTCCGGCCGCTTCTTCTATGGGGCAAATTTTACCTCCGTCTTTGTCTCGGTCTGTACCATCAACCAGACCACCGGCGCATTGACTTGGGTTGAAAACGAGTCCATCGCGGGAGGTTCTATCTCTGTAGCCGTTGACCCGTCCGGCCGTTTCTGCTATGTGGCAAATTATATTAACAACAATGTCTCGGTCTATACCATCAACGGGAGCACCGGGGCATTGACGGCCGGCACTGCCGTGGGAGCCGGGACAAATCCTTACTCTGTCACCGTTGACCCCTTGGGCCGTTTCTGCTATGTGGCAAATTGGGGTTCCAACAATGTCTCGGTCTATACCATAAATCAGACCAATGGCGCCCTGACCGCCGGCACACCAGTGGCCGCCGGGACAGGTCCTTACTCTGTCACCGTTGACTCGTCCGGCCGGTTCTGCTATGTGGCAAATCGGGATTCCAACAATGTCCAGAGATATACGATTAACCAGACGACCGGCGCATTGACTGACCAGGGCACAGTGGCTGCCGGGACAAATCCTTATTCTGTAACAACTACCGGGGTAATTGAGTAA
- a CDS encoding sigma 54-interacting transcriptional regulator, with protein sequence MQRQKLPVVTPAKSGGNLSDYLDRIQSALKQQDYNKAKRIGEIALRKLHSLSYSPHDEYLLETRLGVAYLNLKEYSSSLDIFYRAYLISSRHSLPEAQIIYALYGMGLNLLAMKNIDIALTQFQKVEQYYKNYGDKIFPMDSRTETATLFGLGYCYLDKNELEKARDVIENRLFSHEFIISDKLTLLDYKHLRGEYLIASEEYKQARESFQECIKLSEQLYIPIGILEARIHFAILDLLENRIDDAIKTLRRNLRDARRLKLNGLICESGLLLSKCYFLKDMSDKAIAMEQRIKPALSRLDTVWLYEKTREFEKLYRQLEPVGAKRRTGSCPDYSSGLQSSPKSLPAVLVKALNHRYETSPYKEMVIGSSESMQDVFALIEKIAPADLPILIQGQTGTGKELIAQAIHANSQRSAKTFLAFNCGAIPESLLESALFGHTRGAFTGATEDRKGYIELASDGTLFIDEIGNMSIGMQQKLLRVLEENLVWRIGAQKQVAVNTRFIFAGNQDIEQLVKKKLFREDLFYRINTIVLNLPALRERKEDIPLLVQHFLRKYSKSEIRISQSAIGLFTAYPWPGNIRELENEIQRILVLYPDAKLITETMLSESIRECSQTTGELSEGLTLIQLRKKWEKDIITQTIKKCNGNVTEAAKQLGYALSPFYRKMKHLKITPEQQDADL encoded by the coding sequence ATGCAACGCCAAAAATTACCTGTAGTGACCCCAGCTAAAAGCGGGGGGAATCTATCCGATTATCTTGACCGCATCCAATCAGCCCTAAAACAACAGGATTATAACAAGGCAAAACGAATAGGCGAAATTGCCTTGAGAAAACTCCACTCCCTCTCTTATTCTCCTCATGATGAATACCTTTTAGAAACAAGATTGGGAGTCGCTTATCTTAATCTGAAAGAATATTCCAGTTCTCTGGATATTTTTTACCGGGCTTACCTGATATCCTCAAGACATTCTCTTCCGGAAGCACAGATTATTTATGCTTTATATGGTATGGGACTTAATCTTCTTGCGATGAAAAATATTGACATCGCTCTGACTCAGTTCCAGAAGGTGGAGCAATACTATAAAAATTATGGCGATAAGATATTTCCGATGGATAGTCGAACAGAAACGGCGACTCTATTTGGGTTGGGATATTGCTATCTCGATAAAAACGAATTAGAGAAGGCGAGGGATGTTATTGAAAATCGATTGTTTTCTCATGAATTTATTATTTCCGACAAACTTACTCTTTTAGATTACAAGCATCTTAGGGGTGAGTATTTAATTGCATCAGAAGAATACAAACAAGCCCGTGAGTCATTTCAGGAATGTATTAAACTGAGTGAACAACTCTATATCCCCATAGGAATACTGGAAGCCAGAATCCATTTTGCTATTCTTGACCTTCTGGAAAATAGGATAGATGATGCCATTAAGACATTGCGGAGAAACCTGAGAGATGCCAGACGTCTAAAACTCAATGGCCTTATCTGTGAATCCGGGTTACTTTTAAGCAAATGCTATTTTCTTAAGGATATGTCTGATAAAGCGATTGCTATGGAACAACGGATTAAACCGGCGCTCTCAAGACTGGATACGGTCTGGCTCTATGAAAAGACCCGTGAGTTTGAGAAACTTTATCGCCAGTTAGAGCCAGTAGGAGCGAAGCGACGTACTGGTTCTTGTCCCGATTACTCATCGGGGTTACAGTCATCTCCAAAATCCCTGCCTGCAGTCTTGGTTAAAGCATTGAATCACCGCTACGAAACCTCGCCGTATAAAGAGATGGTTATTGGTAGTTCCGAATCAATGCAGGATGTATTCGCATTGATAGAGAAGATAGCGCCAGCGGATTTGCCGATTCTAATCCAGGGCCAGACCGGCACAGGCAAGGAATTGATTGCCCAGGCGATTCACGCCAATAGCCAGCGTTCAGCCAAAACCTTTCTGGCATTTAATTGCGGGGCGATACCGGAATCGCTCCTGGAGAGCGCGCTCTTTGGTCATACCAGAGGCGCTTTTACCGGCGCTACTGAAGACAGAAAGGGGTATATTGAACTTGCCTCTGACGGAACGCTTTTTATAGACGAGATTGGTAATATGTCCATCGGGATGCAACAGAAACTTCTGAGGGTGCTGGAGGAAAATCTGGTCTGGCGGATTGGCGCGCAGAAACAGGTAGCAGTCAACACCCGTTTCATCTTTGCCGGTAATCAGGATATAGAACAGTTGGTTAAGAAAAAACTCTTCCGGGAAGACCTGTTTTACCGGATTAATACAATTGTGCTTAACCTGCCGGCTTTGAGAGAGCGGAAAGAAGATATACCGCTTCTCGTTCAACACTTCCTCCGGAAATATTCTAAATCCGAAATTCGCATTTCGCAATCCGCAATCGGCCTTTTCACCGCCTACCCCTGGCCCGGTAATATCCGCGAACTGGAAAACGAGATTCAGAGAATCCTTGTCCTGTATCCTGATGCCAAACTGATTACTGAAACAATGCTTTCTGAATCTATCAGGGAATGCAGCCAAACTACAGGAGAATTGTCTGAAGGGTTGACATTAATACAATTAAGGAAGAAATGGGAGAAGGATATAATTACCCAAACCATAAAGAAATGCAATGGCAATGTAACAGAGGCGGCTAAACAACTGGGTTATGCGCTCTCGCCTTTCTACCGGAAGATGAAACACCTGAAGATAACGCCAGAGCAACAGGACGCAGATTTATAG
- a CDS encoding HEAT repeat domain-containing protein: MHQGTLSLSGVVEPWEVWWSNNRDRYLSFREPVEWSSVMDDGKGSKSVTVYPVYDELINVLVDGLSNKNSFVAFRAAISLSKVPDALTPAVSSQKAAEQLKKSEESENRFFVRNNVLLALGFIGDDSAGETARRVLMDNKKEGPLRRSYAALALGYLPGNNSELTKTLMDVLSDRSDNHEVRCCAALSLGNLKDVSAVPLLGKMLNQSEGGKKEPPAVRSYAALGLGRIATKEALDELRKSTPASEKEADVRTAVVMALGMTGLPEAGDSIAPFLRDRYSPVRGYAALALSQTKNPKSYEIISELFHKEKFVEADGLMALALGLTGNEKAKADLRKILENKKARSPLFKASAAIGLGLLKDTEAVPLIVNMLSNEKQQSDTLLTPYLILALGMIKDPRGVEPLQKLWDKLPEKSYTYPYHSNLAIALTMLGRKKDIVMPALVKQAGQTQNQLLRSHAIHSLGLIGDRESAGLLVSSAADKDNTFIMYTTMSAIGFLMDKNRLNPLNKITGNLIDVSSQIRDHIGGIPVW; encoded by the coding sequence ATGCACCAGGGAACACTGTCATTATCCGGCGTGGTAGAACCATGGGAAGTATGGTGGAGCAATAACCGCGACAGATATCTTTCTTTCAGGGAACCGGTTGAATGGTCCAGCGTCATGGATGACGGCAAGGGTTCAAAATCAGTCACGGTATATCCCGTTTATGATGAACTCATCAATGTCCTGGTAGATGGCCTTTCCAACAAGAATTCCTTTGTCGCCTTCCGGGCCGCCATCTCGCTCAGTAAAGTTCCGGATGCCCTGACCCCGGCCGTCTCCAGCCAAAAGGCGGCCGAGCAACTCAAGAAATCAGAGGAATCGGAAAACCGCTTTTTTGTCCGTAATAACGTATTACTGGCCCTGGGCTTTATCGGAGATGACTCGGCCGGTGAAACCGCCCGGCGGGTCCTGATGGATAATAAAAAGGAAGGACCTTTAAGGCGTTCTTATGCGGCTCTGGCCCTCGGTTATCTGCCCGGAAACAACTCCGAATTAACTAAAACACTTATGGATGTGCTCTCAGACCGGAGTGATAACCACGAGGTCAGGTGTTGCGCCGCGCTTTCTCTGGGCAATCTTAAGGACGTCTCGGCCGTTCCGCTTTTGGGAAAGATGCTCAACCAATCAGAAGGCGGGAAAAAGGAACCCCCGGCGGTTCGGTCATATGCCGCCTTGGGTTTGGGGCGAATCGCCACCAAAGAAGCGCTGGATGAACTCAGAAAATCCACACCCGCCAGCGAAAAAGAAGCGGATGTTCGTACGGCTGTGGTGATGGCACTGGGAATGACCGGGTTGCCCGAAGCCGGAGATTCTATTGCGCCGTTCCTGCGTGACAGGTATTCGCCGGTCCGCGGATATGCCGCCCTGGCACTGTCCCAGACAAAGAATCCTAAATCCTATGAAATCATATCAGAGTTATTCCATAAAGAGAAATTTGTCGAGGCTGACGGCCTGATGGCCCTGGCTTTAGGACTGACCGGCAACGAAAAAGCCAAGGCGGATCTGAGAAAGATACTCGAGAACAAAAAGGCACGCTCGCCTCTGTTCAAGGCATCGGCGGCCATTGGCTTGGGACTGTTGAAAGACACCGAAGCGGTCCCCCTTATCGTTAATATGCTTAGTAATGAGAAACAACAAAGCGATACGCTCCTGACCCCGTATCTTATCCTGGCGCTGGGCATGATTAAAGACCCCAGAGGCGTCGAGCCCCTGCAGAAGTTATGGGACAAACTGCCGGAAAAATCATACACCTACCCGTATCATTCAAATCTGGCCATTGCCCTGACCATGCTCGGCCGGAAAAAAGACATTGTCATGCCGGCCCTGGTAAAACAGGCCGGTCAGACCCAGAACCAGCTCCTGCGCTCCCATGCCATCCATTCATTGGGCCTGATTGGCGACCGGGAATCAGCCGGGCTATTGGTCTCATCAGCCGCAGACAAGGACAATACCTTTATTATGTATACCACTATGAGCGCCATCGGGTTTCTGATGGATAAAAACCGGTTAAATCCACTTAACAAAATAACCGGCAACCTAATTGATGTCTCATCGCAGATTCGGGACCATATCGGTGGCATACCGGTTTGGTAA